Genomic window (Magnetococcales bacterium):
GGGGTGGGACCGTGGCTGCCGAAATACTCCCTCAGGCCGTCGGCCATGGCGCGGAAGGTTTCGTAAATGTCGGTGTTGTTGGCCTTGCCACCGATGATGAAGAGGACGTTGCTCTGCTTGAGCCAGTATTTGTAGGTGATGCGGCTGATGTCCTTCATCTTGGCGTAGGGGGGATTGCCGCCGAAGTCGGAGGAGATGGTGGCGGCATCGCCCAGCAGCTCGGTCACCAGGGCGTTGGCCCCGCCGCCGAAGGTCATGGCGGTGATGGTGCCGTGTTCGTTGATCACGAAGACGTCGGACTGTCCCTGATAGGTGCGCAGCTGGTTGACTTCCTGCTCGAAGGGGGAGTGGACCGAGTCTTCCAGGTTTTCCGGAAGGTTGAGGCGCAGGCGGTTTTCGTCGTCCCCGTCGAAGGCGCATTTGAAGTCGCAGGCCATGGGGATCAGGCGTCCCTCGGGGGTGCGATGCATGCGGATGGGGTTCAGCTCCAGCATGGTCATGCCGAAGTTGTTGAAGAGATCCCACAGGCTGGGGAGATATTGCACCAGGGGGCTGATGATCTCGCTGGGGGCGTCCAGGTGCATCAGGGCGTTGGAAACCACGAAGCCCTTGAATCCGGTGAGGGAGTCGAACGGCACCACGGAGATCTTGTCCCGGGGCAGCTCCTCGATGTCCATGCCACCGTGATGGGTGATGGTCATGGTGGGGGCGCGGAACATGGTGTTGTCCGTGATGGAGAAGTAGACTTCGTGTTCGCAGGAGACGAAGCTCTCGAAGGTGACGCCTTCCGCCTTGGCCACGGTGTTGCCGTGACGGTGCTCGGCGAAGTAGAGGCGCTCCTTCTCCTTCAGGGCGGTACGCACGTCGGTGGCCTTGCCGATGAGGCCGGCCTTGCCCTTTTTGCCCACGCCGCCTTTGAAAATCGGCTTGATGATGACGCCGCCCCATTTGTCGATCATGGCCTGGATCTGCTCGGGAGTGGCTTCCGGCCCCAGAATTTCCGCCGTGGGGAAGTTGACGTACTTGAGCAACTTTGCCCCCCAGTTCATGCCTGTGATCCGCATCGGTGAGACTCCTCGCTTTTCGTTGATCGTGACTGTGCAGGTTTTACGGATGCACCATCCCCGTTCAGGAAACGGGACCGGAGCGGCCGTTTCTCCACGGCCGCTCCGCCTTTCTTGCTTGCTTTTTTATGAATGGCGATAATGCTACCTTATCGGGTTTTCCAAAACAAAA
Coding sequences:
- a CDS encoding carboxylate--amine ligase, whose product is MRITGMNWGAKLLKYVNFPTAEILGPEATPEQIQAMIDKWGGVIIKPIFKGGVGKKGKAGLIGKATDVRTALKEKERLYFAEHRHGNTVAKAEGVTFESFVSCEHEVYFSITDNTMFRAPTMTITHHGGMDIEELPRDKISVVPFDSLTGFKGFVVSNALMHLDAPSEIISPLVQYLPSLWDLFNNFGMTMLELNPIRMHRTPEGRLIPMACDFKCAFDGDDENRLRLNLPENLEDSVHSPFEQEVNQLRTYQGQSDVFVINEHGTITAMTFGGGANALVTELLGDAATISSDFGGNPPYAKMKDISRITYKYWLKQSNVLFIIGGKANNTDIYETFRAMADGLREYFGSHGPTPLFVVVGRGGPNLIRGMGYLKDTLDSLGLPYRMFGFDSAMSEVVNFAQAVDNWMSNGGREIVARKLGIRS